The Trichoderma atroviride chromosome 5, complete sequence genome contains a region encoding:
- a CDS encoding uncharacterized protein (EggNog:ENOG41): MAESSHSLAKRQRMSASETNKYPVIAGYRIASYASPGKQLTMSEQRIIYHAWKKSGSPHNPLCYTCRKPGNMLLDCGACCRSYHQTCVPELSERKTELYCDACVKRGWHNHPPLFEDEKLNQTRPTVMNEPVQRTTVKFEEFRPVRGTSKSAGSEKTSDKSDSDRPSPASEHGKPPSSGHGDVMRSLQSLRERVTMLEKENEAMRLSSRPNNPKKRGFSD, encoded by the exons ATGGCGGAATCCTCGCACTCTCTCGCCAAAAGACAGCGCATGTCAGCATCAGAGACAAACAAATATCCCGTCATCGCTGGCTACAGAATCGCCAGTTACGCATCGCCAGGAAAACAACTGACAATGAGTGAACAGAGAATAATATACCACGCATGGAAGA AGAGCGGCTCACCACATAACCCGTTATGCTATACTTGCCGCAAGCCAGGCAACATGTTATTAGATTGCGGTGCCTGCTGCCGATCATACCACCAAACATGCGTTCCGGAGCTATCGGAGCGAAAAACGGAATTGTATTGTGATGCATGCGTCAAGAGAGGCTGGCACAATCATCCTCCATtgtttgaagatgagaaacTGAACCAGACTCGTCCAACAGTTATGAATGAGCCTGTGCAAAGGACCACAGTCAAGTTTGAGGAATTCAGGCCAGTTCGAGGGACTTCCAAAAGCGCTGGTTCCGAGAAGACGAGTGACAAATCCGATTCGGACCGCCCATCACCTGCATCGGAACATGGTAAACCACCAAGCAGCGGACATGGCGACGTTATGCGCTCTCTTCAGAGCCTTCGCGAAAGAGTCACAATGCTTGAGAAGGAAAATGAGGCAATGCGACTCAGCTCAAGACCCAATAACCCAAAGAAGCGCGGATTCAGCGACTAA